TGATGAAGATCGCGGTGCTTCCCCAGTACTTGCTCTTGCCGACCGCGTTGACGATGGACGCGACCCACGCCGGTCCGGAGCCGTTGTTCGAGACCGCGTGATCGGACTCGGCTGGAGATGGGATCACCCACGAGACTTGTGCCAGCGTGCCGGCTTTGATGTCCGTGAGTATAGTCGTCTCCGGAACGATGACGTTCTTCCACTGCGGTCCGAAGCGCATGTGCTTGATCGCATCGGGTCCCGACCAGTAGCCGCCGCTGACCGAGTTGTAGTAGCGCCACGAAATGCTCTTGGCGTCGAGCAGATCCATGATCGTCGGGTGCTCGAAGCATGGCGGCCGCGTCGCGGTCTCAGCCCCGGTCGTCGGGTCGATCATCGTGACTTTGTTCAGTGGCGATCCGCCGCAATTAGCGCCCGTCACCCACGTGCCGGTGTGATAGAAGAGGTTCTCGGCGGCAAGCAGCGGGCTGCCGACTTTGTCCGTCGACGTGCCGGCGATGATGAACTGGTGCGCGGGGAAACTCGGGCCTTGATTGTCTTGGAACGTCTTATCGCCGAACGTGTACGTGGAGGCCATCGTGAAATACGGTTTGGTCTCTGATTTGGGCACATACGCGAAGGCGGTGAGGGGCTTGCACGTTCCAGCGCAGGTCATCTTCTCGAGGTCCCAACCGTTCATCGCGCCGCCGGCGTACTCGGTCAGGAAACCGGCATGACTGTGG
This Candidatus Eremiobacteraceae bacterium DNA region includes the following protein-coding sequences:
- a CDS encoding alkaline phosphatase family protein, with product MPRVFRFIASALVVMFGFSQAVPSATNASPPNVYQCDGPCHGRPVPTFPAQKIQHVIVIVQENRTPDNLFQGLPGADIASSGLNSKGVTVTLVPRPLAGHYDLDHSHAGFLTEYAGGAMNGWDLEKMTCAGTCKPLTAFAYVPKSETKPYFTMASTYTFGDKTFQDNQGPSFPAHQFIIAGTSTDKVGSPLLAAENLFYHTGTWVTGANCGGSPLNKVTMIDPTTGAETATRPPCFEHPTIMDLLDAKSISWRYYNSVSGGYWSGPDAIKHMRFGPQWKNVIVPETTILTDIKAGTLAQVSWVIPSPAESDHAVSNNGSGPAWVASIVNAVGKSKYWGSTAIFITWDDWGGWFDHVKPVIYNKYEVGFRVPLIVVSPYAKLAYVSHVQHEQASILHFIETNFGLGTLGYADERADNLADCFNFSQSPTPYAYIPTPGWTAAELAKAAGPSNVPPDDDF